The DNA segment AAGGAGATAACTATACCGTTAGTTATACGGATGTCCAAGGAGAATTAGCCGAAATCACTGGAACAGTTTATGAAAATCCAGCTTTAGCAAGTGAAGAATTGGGTACTTTCTTAAATGGAAAATCAGTAGAACCACACGAGGAAGGCAGCTCTGATTTGGGGTATGGGATTACCGGGTATGGCGAAGGCGCTGCTGGGACTCAGCAATTTAGTTGGCAAGAAGGAAATTGGTTGTTTTCTATCCGTTCTGTCAGCGAAGATCAAATGAATAATCCTGGAATTGCCAAAAAAATAGTAGCTTATTTGGAAGACCATTATCTTCCAGCTCCTAAGGATCAAGGTATCGTTTATATACAATACCCGCAAGGTGGAGAAGAAGTTCACGTTGATATCCGTTGGCAAGACAACAATATCATCTACCAACTGAAAACTACTCGAGTCCCATTAGAAGCTTTAGAAATGGTAGTTTCGATGAAGCGATCATAAATTCAAACCATTATCTTTACCAAACAAAGAATCATTCATATTATGATAAAAAGCAAAAAAAGAATTGCCACCTAGGGGCAATTCTTTTTTGCTTAGCTTACAATTTATCTTTTATCTTGTTTACAATCCCTTTTGTTGGTGTTGTAGCCGGTTCAATATCTATTGATTTTTGGACCATTTCATGTCTTTCACCTAGATTTTCATCTGTCTTTTTATCCCATAGTTCTTTTTGTCTCTTTTGAACCATAGATCCCATTGCTTTAGGAATAACATTTCGATAGTCATTCGTTTCTCCAGTCAACACTTTTATGGACTCTTTGATAACTTCTTCGGGATCAAATTGTTCATAAGGAAATGCTAATTGCTCGTAATCAAATAGACGCTCTTCTGGATTGTCTCTCCAAGCTCTCCATGCTTCAAATTCTCGATCATTGAATCCCGTCAAGAATGGTCCCGGATTGATAGTTGCCACTTGCACATTAAACTCTTGAAGTTCTTTGCTTAGCGATTCGGCAAAGGCTTCTAATGTGAATTTTGATCCGCCATAAGGGCCTGATATTGGGTCTGCCATTAGCCCTGAAACAGAAGACATAAATATGATTTTCCCTCGTTGTTTCTTTGCCATTGCTTTAGCTATTTTTTGGGTCAATAACATTGGTCCAAATACATTTACTTCAAATTGACGGCGTAATTGTTCTTCTGGTATATCTACCAGCGATCCGCCTTCTGAAATTCCAGCGTTATTCAAGAGGACATCGACATCCCACGTCCACGCTCTTTCTCTGTCTGCTGGATTGGTTACATCCAACTTCTCAACTTGTACCTCAATTTTTTTTTCTTCTGCTTCATTTAACAATGCGGATACTTCAGACATTGTTTCGACTCCGGCGATAACTTTTTCCCCCTGTTCAGCCAGACCAAAAGCAATACCTTTTC comes from the Carnobacterium sp. 17-4 genome and includes:
- a CDS encoding SDR family oxidoreductase; this translates as MVQETYLITGAGTGFGKGIAFGLAEQGEKVIAGVETMSEVSALLNEAEEKKIEVQVEKLDVTNPADRERAWTWDVDVLLNNAGISEGGSLVDIPEEQLRRQFEVNVFGPMLLTQKIAKAMAKKQRGKIIFMSSVSGLMADPISGPYGGSKFTLEAFAESLSKELQEFNVQVATINPGPFLTGFNDREFEAWRAWRDNPEERLFDYEQLAFPYEQFDPEEVIKESIKVLTGETNDYRNVIPKAMGSMVQKRQKELWDKKTDENLGERHEMVQKSIDIEPATTPTKGIVNKIKDKL